Proteins from a genomic interval of Synechococcus sp. A15-28:
- a CDS encoding matrixin family metalloprotease, giving the protein MKQIEPIELIMSQGEIDDMKSVVDSDLILNIYISPGGEPHTAWDDRAQEDVKTITKKPAEWQYKVMREAMERVNREFDITLNEVEYEQLSDTQIKLTTVPNADAVNGWWIRPWDGITDIYLSMTYQSGLDGSKYPDAHDNPDNYTHDEWEKSEWSKIFIHELGHLLGLEHPWDKDDGDWAVDGPNDMTEYTIMGYESRDASGKVMDWFQDVDQRALRQIWDASTSTPEPEGGIIESVRGKGKLKGTSVADAFTFDSLEAYTRKTADKIIGFDASEGDTIAVSAVAFPGLENVSDISFASTKRKKKLKQLSKNDYDFVYFEKKGRLYFDGNGSDKNWGNSDEGGLVAILKGKPELTVEDITLLA; this is encoded by the coding sequence ATGAAACAGATTGAGCCAATTGAGCTAATTATGTCTCAAGGCGAAATTGACGACATGAAGTCTGTTGTCGACAGCGACTTAATCCTGAACATATATATATCACCAGGAGGAGAGCCTCACACAGCATGGGATGATAGAGCGCAAGAGGACGTGAAAACTATAACTAAAAAGCCGGCTGAATGGCAATATAAAGTAATGCGTGAAGCCATGGAGAGAGTCAACAGGGAATTTGATATTACCCTTAACGAGGTGGAATATGAACAGCTTTCAGACACACAAATAAAGCTAACGACCGTTCCTAATGCGGATGCCGTTAATGGCTGGTGGATTCGTCCCTGGGACGGCATTACTGATATTTATTTATCAATGACATATCAAAGCGGTCTTGATGGAAGCAAGTATCCTGATGCCCATGACAATCCCGATAATTACACGCATGACGAATGGGAAAAATCCGAATGGTCAAAAATTTTTATTCATGAATTAGGTCATCTACTCGGTCTTGAACATCCTTGGGACAAGGATGATGGAGATTGGGCAGTTGACGGACCAAACGATATGACTGAGTACACGATAATGGGATATGAGAGTAGGGATGCCAGCGGTAAAGTAATGGATTGGTTCCAGGATGTAGATCAGCGCGCTTTGAGACAAATTTGGGATGCATCAACATCTACCCCAGAGCCTGAGGGCGGCATCATTGAATCGGTTCGCGGCAAGGGCAAACTAAAAGGAACTAGCGTCGCAGATGCTTTTACTTTTGACAGCCTTGAAGCCTACACCAGGAAGACTGCTGACAAGATCATCGGTTTTGATGCATCAGAAGGTGACACAATTGCCGTCAGCGCTGTCGCGTTCCCTGGGTTGGAGAATGTCTCCGATATCAGCTTTGCATCGACTAAGCGCAAGAAGAAATTAAAGCAATTATCTAAGAATGATTACGACTTTGTCTACTTTGAGAAGAAGGGTCGGCTCTACTTTGATGGAAACGGTTCTGACAAGAATTGGGGAAATAGTGATGAAGGAGGTCTTGTGGCAATCTTGAAAGGAAAGCCTGAGCTAACTGTTGAAGACATAACACTTCTTGCTTGA
- a CDS encoding DUF3303 domain-containing protein has product MQHYLIVWNFPTVEGSWESCPGFADYINAGAPGDNFDGFELKYRVCEPVSGSGVAIAEASDIGKVWAHLGPWIKGYGIEFDVKAVVSDSQFAAMWPGVEAAAAVE; this is encoded by the coding sequence TTGCAGCACTACCTCATCGTTTGGAACTTCCCTACCGTTGAAGGATCCTGGGAGTCATGCCCAGGTTTTGCCGATTACATCAATGCAGGAGCACCTGGCGACAACTTCGACGGATTTGAATTGAAGTACCGAGTATGTGAACCAGTCAGCGGCAGCGGTGTGGCAATCGCTGAAGCAAGCGATATCGGTAAAGTGTGGGCTCATCTTGGCCCTTGGATTAAGGGCTACGGAATAGAGTTTGACGTAAAAGCTGTCGTTTCTGATTCTCAGTTTGCTGCCATGTGGCCTGGCGTAGAAGCCGCTGCGGCTGTGGAATAA
- a CDS encoding ABC transporter substrate-binding protein: protein MKLHLPLTSLLFSLMLGGCGMTGLNPVATDNSTERDLLVWWSEGYYPEETDAIEAITRKWEKESGKKVDLVFFNDGEISQRATQILNGGPKPDLMYGYSVGDSHGPTFAYKGFVVPTDDVINKFIDDYSPGIIENITFLNKSSGLRSPYSVPLSVSSAYIHYWKDLLQEANNTELDISIPDTWNEFWTFWGDNQQRAIDAGFVDIKGIGLPMASSTSDTHILFDFFLEAHGAKILSDDGKLMLSDADERSKIIAAMKDYISFYKKGWVSKKATEWGDVDNNIDFLSSLSLMTANPTLSIPGSQTADEVAYYERIASVGWPKGLDGEPVRTDISVKQMFIFDGAKINEAKSFARHLIKPENLSRYVEGSQGRYLPVSISILENPFWNELRNTHIQASRETVNNYKLAYQIYNPAYTEVRRQNIWAQAIQQVCENGIPVERAVDNAIDSIESIFKKWERS, encoded by the coding sequence GTGAAACTTCATCTTCCCCTTACTTCACTACTCTTCAGCCTGATGCTGGGTGGTTGTGGCATGACAGGCCTAAATCCGGTGGCAACTGACAATTCCACTGAGCGAGATCTGCTGGTTTGGTGGTCTGAGGGGTATTACCCTGAAGAAACAGATGCCATCGAGGCCATTACAAGGAAATGGGAGAAAGAAAGCGGTAAAAAAGTCGACCTTGTCTTTTTCAATGATGGAGAGATTTCACAGCGAGCAACACAAATTTTGAATGGAGGTCCTAAGCCAGACTTGATGTATGGCTACAGCGTGGGAGACAGTCATGGTCCAACTTTTGCCTACAAGGGATTTGTGGTGCCAACCGATGATGTTATCAACAAATTTATTGACGATTACTCCCCGGGCATCATTGAAAACATTACGTTCCTCAATAAATCTTCTGGACTTCGCTCCCCTTACTCTGTACCACTATCCGTTAGCTCTGCATACATTCACTACTGGAAAGACCTTCTCCAGGAAGCGAATAATACCGAATTAGACATCAGTATTCCCGACACTTGGAATGAGTTCTGGACATTCTGGGGGGATAACCAGCAAAGAGCTATTGATGCTGGGTTTGTAGATATCAAGGGGATCGGCCTACCCATGGCCAGTTCAACATCAGATACCCACATTCTATTTGACTTTTTCCTTGAGGCACACGGTGCGAAAATCCTTAGCGATGATGGCAAGCTCATGTTGAGCGATGCAGATGAAAGAAGTAAAATTATTGCTGCAATGAAAGATTATATAAGCTTTTATAAGAAGGGATGGGTCTCGAAAAAAGCGACTGAATGGGGAGATGTAGACAACAATATCGACTTTCTCAGCAGCCTATCGTTAATGACAGCTAATCCAACACTTTCAATTCCAGGGTCTCAAACAGCCGACGAAGTCGCTTATTATGAAAGAATAGCCTCTGTTGGATGGCCGAAGGGACTCGACGGCGAACCTGTCCGTACAGATATTTCTGTCAAACAAATGTTTATTTTTGATGGAGCAAAGATAAATGAAGCTAAGTCTTTTGCACGACACCTGATCAAGCCAGAAAATCTTTCTCGTTACGTGGAAGGATCCCAGGGAAGGTACTTACCAGTTTCCATCAGTATTCTCGAGAATCCTTTCTGGAACGAACTACGAAACACCCACATACAGGCTTCAAGAGAAACGGTCAATAACTACAAGCTTGCCTATCAAATATATAATCCCGCATACACGGAAGTGAGGCGACAAAATATTTGGGCCCAGGCAATCCAACAGGTTTGCGAGAATGGTATCCCAGTTGAGCGCGCTGTAGATAACGCCATAGATTCCATTGAATCAATCTTCAAAAAGTGGGAGCGGTCATGA
- a CDS encoding AEC family transporter translates to MTNLSSIVTSVYLPIVAAVGSGILISKLLVSYGGATGERYSRSIPSFLAQFLLRVGIPIGIANFVRNAELSANAWIAPVTACLVIGLGLLFSSYVLGSRKSISLNTRRSFQLSSYIGNTSYIGFPVVLLLPQLGPNYFGIAVLYDIFGTILGGYGLGSWIATRGDGGDNSNGFLSALVRTSKLLYKNPSLIAFGVGLLLKLVEIPDLLSNILSVIAWTSIMLALLTMGMRIEQLSGSGSFQLPLKAVLIKMIAVPILVGALLTATGFAGPERLILVLQSGMPCAFATLVLAENFNLDRALIVQSLIISNIILIFTLPIWVIALTSW, encoded by the coding sequence TTGACCAACCTCTCTTCCATTGTCACCTCTGTCTACCTGCCCATCGTGGCAGCTGTGGGCAGCGGAATTCTGATCAGCAAACTCTTGGTGTCCTATGGAGGAGCCACCGGAGAGCGGTACAGCCGCAGCATCCCTTCTTTCCTTGCACAATTTCTACTGCGTGTTGGCATCCCGATCGGAATTGCCAATTTCGTTCGCAACGCCGAATTAAGCGCAAATGCCTGGATAGCTCCAGTCACTGCTTGCTTGGTCATCGGCCTCGGTCTGCTTTTTTCGTCATACGTTCTGGGATCAAGAAAATCGATTTCATTGAATACCCGACGAAGCTTCCAGCTCAGCAGTTATATCGGTAATACAAGTTATATTGGATTTCCAGTCGTCTTATTACTACCTCAGCTTGGCCCAAATTACTTTGGCATCGCAGTTTTATACGATATTTTTGGGACGATTTTAGGTGGCTATGGACTGGGCTCCTGGATTGCGACTCGAGGGGATGGTGGTGATAACAGCAATGGCTTTCTTAGCGCACTCGTCAGGACAAGCAAACTCCTCTATAAAAATCCATCGCTCATCGCTTTTGGCGTAGGCCTTCTTCTGAAGCTGGTTGAAATCCCAGATCTTCTGAGCAACATCCTCAGCGTTATCGCTTGGACTTCAATCATGCTCGCACTCCTCACCATGGGAATGCGAATCGAACAGCTCAGCGGTTCCGGCTCATTCCAACTGCCTTTGAAAGCTGTCTTGATCAAGATGATTGCCGTGCCAATCCTGGTAGGGGCATTACTTACTGCAACTGGATTTGCGGGCCCAGAAAGGTTGATTCTCGTTCTTCAGTCAGGAATGCCCTGCGCCTTTGCGACGCTTGTCTTGGCTGAAAACTTCAACCTAGATCGAGCCCTGATTGTGCAATCCCTGATCATCAGCAATATCATTTTGATCTTCACTCTTCCGATCTGGGTAATCGCCTTAACCTCTTGGTAA
- a CDS encoding DUF1651 domain-containing protein, translating to MNVDQHKVVEFKPEEPTADGQWVTLRTFYWRPPDSPIPATRRRMARHKAIEAWEIMVKTGWRRCSPPVR from the coding sequence GTGAATGTTGACCAGCACAAGGTCGTTGAGTTCAAGCCTGAAGAGCCAACAGCAGATGGTCAGTGGGTGACACTGCGCACCTTTTACTGGCGCCCGCCTGATTCCCCGATTCCTGCGACGCGTCGACGGATGGCTAGACACAAGGCCATTGAGGCTTGGGAGATAATGGTCAAAACCGGATGGCGGCGATGTTCACCGCCTGTCAGATAA
- a CDS encoding sulfotransferase family protein encodes MNERHFIQFRDLPLLYGRVPKVANSSIKASLSRLLTQNPEQGLRTTSDAFWSKATKGETCMVNNHTARMCRGTHFCFSFVRNPFDRLVSAYNNKILELDEVPAPMQAMGLWRDMPFAQFLERVNSTPDQEIDIHLLPQTSILCLDEQIIPGFIGRIEHMNQDWKALQQQLQREGLPSLGDLPQKNRRRAEDRTDVSQYFHDSGLKNLVLQRYEQDLKVFYGEISIDQLVRP; translated from the coding sequence GTGAACGAGCGTCACTTCATTCAGTTCCGAGACCTGCCTCTCCTTTACGGACGCGTCCCGAAGGTGGCCAACAGTTCGATCAAAGCCAGTCTCAGCCGACTACTGACGCAGAACCCGGAGCAAGGATTGCGGACCACCTCGGATGCGTTTTGGAGCAAAGCCACCAAAGGGGAAACCTGCATGGTGAACAACCACACAGCAAGGATGTGTCGTGGCACGCACTTCTGCTTCAGCTTTGTCCGAAATCCGTTCGACCGGCTGGTTTCCGCTTACAACAACAAAATCCTTGAACTCGACGAGGTGCCCGCTCCCATGCAAGCGATGGGACTCTGGCGCGACATGCCATTTGCCCAGTTTCTTGAGCGGGTCAATAGCACGCCTGATCAAGAGATCGACATCCATTTACTTCCTCAGACATCAATCCTCTGCCTTGACGAACAAATTATCCCAGGATTCATCGGAAGAATTGAACACATGAATCAAGATTGGAAAGCCCTTCAACAACAACTGCAGCGCGAAGGCCTGCCTTCGCTGGGGGACCTTCCACAAAAAAACCGTAGACGTGCAGAAGACCGAACAGATGTCAGCCAATACTTCCATGATTCAGGGCTGAAGAATCTTGTCTTGCAGCGATACGAACAAGACTTGAAGGTTTTTTATGGTGAAATTTCAATCGATCAGCTTGTCCGCCCTTGA
- a CDS encoding antibiotic biosynthesis monooxygenase family protein, with protein MASFDKSTPFMLLARMHVKPDCVDQYLELARITDAAVQATEPGMIHHTFDQDPDDPLAFVWSEVYANDEAFSAHVSNPPVQEYMQKHAELGDGFSVEVYGTVGDECRQLMESFGLPLKFFQTKLGYSRV; from the coding sequence ATGGCCAGTTTCGACAAGTCCACACCCTTCATGTTGCTGGCGCGAATGCACGTCAAGCCAGATTGTGTTGACCAATATCTGGAGCTTGCCCGCATCACCGACGCAGCTGTTCAGGCGACTGAGCCGGGCATGATTCACCACACCTTTGATCAGGACCCAGACGATCCCTTGGCTTTTGTGTGGTCTGAGGTTTACGCCAACGATGAGGCGTTTAGCGCCCACGTCTCTAACCCACCTGTTCAGGAGTACATGCAGAAACATGCTGAGCTTGGAGATGGCTTCAGCGTTGAGGTCTACGGCACTGTTGGTGATGAGTGTCGGCAACTGATGGAGTCGTTCGGCCTCCCGCTCAAGTTCTTTCAAACCAAGCTTGGTTACAGCAGGGTTTAG
- a CDS encoding DUF3303 domain-containing protein: protein MQMYLADCVFPEIEGQLAAYKCFCELWDSGEIAKLDNFDGFEMLFRVHAPCAGRVTILFKAESDAQIFEAFAPWRPQFGIEMDFTPVIRCQDVVERQKAFREDVLSSA, encoded by the coding sequence ATGCAGATGTATCTCGCGGATTGCGTTTTTCCTGAGATTGAAGGTCAACTGGCTGCTTACAAATGCTTCTGTGAGCTGTGGGATTCAGGAGAAATAGCGAAGCTAGACAACTTTGATGGCTTTGAAATGTTGTTCCGCGTCCACGCACCTTGCGCAGGCCGAGTAACAATTTTGTTTAAGGCAGAGAGTGATGCTCAGATCTTTGAAGCCTTCGCGCCATGGCGTCCTCAATTCGGCATTGAGATGGACTTCACTCCTGTAATCCGGTGTCAGGATGTGGTCGAACGACAAAAAGCTTTTCGCGAAGATGTCCTGAGCAGTGCGTAG
- a CDS encoding cupin domain-containing protein, translated as MLNFIVTTLFSLIVFVLPAVASAEPITVTDMFSSSTTIEGDTFNYPSGQAEMRLVRAEFEEGATFPLHTHATPLLGYIEQGELTLTKEDGTSQSWGTDESFVLGPKTPPHTMGNTGKGTAVMWVTFAATKDLPNLDLAS; from the coding sequence ATGCTAAATTTCATTGTCACAACGCTCTTTTCCCTAATTGTTTTTGTGCTTCCAGCTGTTGCCAGCGCTGAACCAATTACAGTTACTGATATGTTCAGTTCATCCACAACTATTGAGGGAGATACGTTTAACTATCCCTCCGGTCAAGCCGAAATGCGTCTGGTGCGCGCTGAATTTGAGGAAGGTGCAACTTTTCCCCTTCACACTCATGCAACGCCATTGCTTGGCTACATCGAACAGGGGGAATTGACCTTAACTAAGGAGGATGGAACGAGTCAATCGTGGGGAACGGATGAGTCCTTTGTTCTTGGTCCCAAAACTCCTCCTCACACAATGGGAAACACTGGCAAAGGCACTGCAGTGATGTGGGTGACTTTCGCGGCTACCAAAGACCTGCCCAATCTTGATCTGGCATCTTGA
- a CDS encoding adenylate/guanylate cyclase domain-containing protein translates to MKVNLGQKLFTSSSIKQKLKFVKSLQFTFTTQITLVIILLFSAGNIIIFRATSERLIRNTHLRNRDQVMGLVGNINQWKESTILLMNGLSKLPGIVQLDDKQISASLNEITQLTPDRVWRVFDINGKLLYTSFKREKSSHQKRLLELRHTAYDGFKKASQGNFTWSVAYQQAGFKTEGCLSADQPIFSPNPEKSSEVIGILSFCLPLEKLGSAIGVAGSDQFRNDENLKLSTRSNDQSEPKASQDYLEFHRGDYNGRVTYLIFESGNIVFPTATDSRFVRISILSPNRLSTTAWGRLNKLITRRGNFNTFQEINLDGIPLLTFAMSSSAGNSDWIAVNAIDKETVFAPLNRSLKSLLLLQLSTLLITSIAIYFVCRQLTRPLNQIVARIQALSSLDLELSKRYAINKAWISEINNVSQATNRLTRAIESFSRYLPREVVRLLLLDDRTAELGGNSENIAVMFTDIENFTSYTESIETQELFSYLNEYFTELTEQVLASRGTVDKYIGDSLMVMWGMPTPLPNPCELACDTAIAVRNASNRLRDEWSVRKSPLKFDTRIGVHFGEAIVGNVGSENRFNYTIVGDTVNLASRLEGANKEFKTNIIVSEAILIQLAQENATHKFAFKMIGKITVKGKKEETLIYELYDHRSSLRDCQIEALDTWNQIMKIRIDQGSNVALEQLSALSETLQLQPLLIQLKQQLMQTCSTSA, encoded by the coding sequence ATGAAAGTTAACCTCGGACAAAAACTATTTACAAGCTCGAGCATCAAGCAAAAGCTTAAATTCGTCAAGTCACTTCAATTCACATTCACAACTCAGATTACTTTAGTGATCATATTGCTATTTTCTGCAGGTAATATCATTATTTTTCGTGCCACTTCGGAACGCCTGATCCGCAATACGCACCTCAGAAATCGAGATCAAGTTATGGGCTTGGTGGGAAATATCAATCAATGGAAAGAGTCAACTATTTTGTTGATGAATGGTCTCAGCAAACTCCCTGGAATTGTTCAACTTGATGACAAACAAATCTCAGCATCCCTCAATGAAATAACACAACTTACCCCTGATCGAGTGTGGCGTGTCTTTGATATTAATGGCAAACTTCTCTATACCAGCTTCAAACGTGAAAAGTCCTCTCATCAGAAACGGTTGCTTGAGCTCAGGCATACGGCATACGATGGTTTTAAGAAGGCAAGTCAGGGTAATTTCACCTGGAGTGTGGCATATCAGCAGGCTGGTTTTAAAACAGAAGGATGCTTAAGTGCCGATCAACCCATCTTCAGTCCAAATCCGGAAAAATCATCAGAGGTTATTGGCATCCTTAGCTTTTGCCTGCCTTTGGAGAAGCTTGGTTCTGCCATTGGAGTTGCTGGTAGTGATCAGTTTAGGAATGATGAAAACCTCAAGTTAAGCACCAGATCGAATGATCAGTCTGAACCGAAAGCGTCTCAGGATTATTTAGAGTTTCATCGTGGAGACTACAATGGTCGTGTTACGTACCTAATTTTTGAGAGTGGTAATATTGTCTTCCCAACCGCAACAGATTCTCGATTTGTCAGGATTTCAATCCTTTCGCCGAATCGATTATCGACAACGGCATGGGGGCGTCTCAATAAGCTGATCACAAGAAGAGGCAACTTCAACACATTTCAAGAAATCAATCTTGATGGCATTCCTCTTCTCACATTTGCCATGTCTTCATCTGCAGGGAATTCCGACTGGATTGCAGTGAATGCCATCGACAAAGAGACAGTTTTTGCTCCACTCAATCGATCATTAAAATCATTATTATTACTTCAACTATCAACTTTATTGATCACAAGTATTGCAATTTATTTTGTTTGCCGTCAGTTGACACGGCCATTGAATCAAATCGTTGCCCGCATTCAAGCGCTCAGCAGTTTGGATTTAGAGCTGAGCAAACGCTATGCAATTAACAAGGCTTGGATCAGCGAAATCAATAATGTTTCTCAAGCCACCAACCGGCTTACACGAGCAATTGAATCTTTCTCTCGTTACCTACCACGCGAAGTCGTGAGGTTGCTGCTTCTGGATGATCGTACTGCGGAGCTAGGTGGCAATTCAGAAAATATTGCTGTGATGTTTACTGATATTGAAAACTTTACGTCCTATACAGAATCAATAGAGACCCAAGAACTGTTCAGTTATCTGAATGAATATTTCACAGAACTTACCGAGCAAGTTCTAGCCAGCCGCGGAACGGTCGACAAATACATCGGAGACTCTCTGATGGTGATGTGGGGGATGCCAACACCGCTGCCGAACCCATGCGAACTCGCGTGTGATACGGCGATTGCCGTTCGCAACGCGAGCAATAGACTTCGTGATGAGTGGTCTGTTCGAAAGTCACCTCTTAAGTTTGACACACGTATTGGCGTCCATTTTGGGGAAGCTATTGTTGGCAATGTTGGATCTGAAAATCGATTTAACTACACAATCGTTGGTGACACAGTCAATTTGGCTAGTCGCCTTGAAGGTGCCAACAAGGAGTTCAAGACGAATATTATCGTAAGCGAAGCAATTCTTATACAGCTTGCACAGGAAAATGCGACCCACAAATTTGCCTTCAAAATGATCGGCAAAATCACTGTGAAAGGCAAGAAAGAAGAGACGTTGATCTATGAGTTATACGACCATCGATCGTCTTTGCGCGATTGCCAGATTGAAGCTTTGGATACTTGGAATCAGATCATGAAAATTAGGATCGACCAGGGTTCCAATGTCGCACTAGAGCAATTGTCTGCTCTTAGTGAGACGCTGCAGCTACAACCTTTGCTGATTCAGCTCAAACAACAGTTAATGCAGACTTGCTCCACGTCTGCTTGA
- a CDS encoding SDR family NAD(P)-dependent oxidoreductase, with amino-acid sequence MRASKIHSKTVLVTGCSSGIGESIANCLRDSGWDVFPTARSGSDLQRLHSKGFDALYMDLTDSISIDDCVSSLMRKTPSGIGAIVNNAGIAIPGAVEDLSRDDLRTQFEVNVFGLQELTNKLMPTFRAQGWGRIVNISSIYGVLTAPMVGGYCASKYALEALSNAQRMELGNSGVALSLVEPGPILSSFRKNAYESLHKKICIEDHFYNDYKKTLRRKLGSSQRNTKFTLDPKHVAEKVTHALTSDHPKRRYLVTYPARVGSLMARILPDFAIDYFMRKSVNF; translated from the coding sequence ATGCGCGCATCCAAGATTCATTCAAAAACTGTATTAGTTACAGGATGTTCTTCAGGTATTGGAGAAAGCATCGCCAATTGTCTGCGTGATAGTGGTTGGGATGTGTTCCCAACTGCTAGATCGGGGTCGGATCTCCAAAGGCTGCATTCCAAGGGCTTTGATGCCTTGTACATGGATCTGACAGATTCAATATCTATTGATGATTGCGTATCAAGTTTGATGCGAAAAACGCCTTCAGGGATTGGAGCAATAGTAAATAACGCTGGAATTGCAATTCCTGGAGCCGTTGAAGATTTATCTCGCGATGATTTGCGGACTCAGTTTGAGGTAAATGTTTTTGGATTACAGGAGTTGACAAACAAGCTTATGCCCACATTTCGCGCCCAGGGGTGGGGCCGAATAGTTAATATTAGTTCAATTTACGGCGTTCTCACAGCGCCAATGGTGGGTGGTTATTGTGCCTCCAAGTATGCACTTGAAGCCCTCTCTAATGCCCAGAGGATGGAGCTTGGCAATAGTGGCGTTGCATTGAGCCTTGTAGAGCCTGGCCCTATCCTCTCAAGTTTTCGGAAGAATGCTTATGAAAGCTTGCACAAAAAAATATGCATAGAAGACCATTTTTACAATGACTACAAAAAGACTTTGAGGCGCAAATTAGGTAGTTCTCAGAGAAATACAAAGTTTACCCTGGATCCTAAGCATGTTGCAGAGAAAGTAACTCACGCGCTAACAAGTGACCATCCAAAACGAAGATATCTAGTAACCTACCCTGCGCGCGTTGGTTCTTTAATGGCGCGAATCTTGCCAGACTTTGCAATTGATTATTTTATGAGGAAATCTGTGAATTTTTAG
- a CDS encoding cache domain-containing protein has protein sequence MGREAYQAQKNVLTSRADLFKNAKESLISTIINHLGDPEFQDQTIKVLSSKRRFRPGTNNTQTKLTGNIDTSKIFQQNIAAESISILTPGAIFSLSTDIKKVGRYQPVQNTTTYIDPQKSVNSSLRFFKDPLSGRPTTTLAFPIRDNTNKRRGYYAVDVNPKTLYESMFTPGDVRELDPPERTLAIAYTSLSRTTEIYNPNNATEYPALKSEGITNALSNRKGTYLYLNHEQKPVVGAYQYIPAANMALLVEREQAILFKKARQRLVSILLFGGLASLIAFASLKWFKSYQNTKQLIDNES, from the coding sequence TTGGGTCGTGAGGCTTATCAAGCTCAAAAAAATGTGCTGACGTCTCGTGCCGATTTATTTAAGAACGCCAAAGAGAGTTTAATATCAACGATCATCAATCACCTTGGAGATCCAGAATTTCAAGATCAAACTATCAAAGTTCTATCATCCAAACGTCGCTTCCGTCCAGGTACGAACAATACTCAAACCAAACTCACAGGCAACATAGACACCAGCAAAATATTCCAGCAAAATATTGCTGCGGAAAGTATTTCCATACTAACTCCTGGTGCCATTTTTTCCCTTTCTACAGATATTAAAAAAGTCGGACGCTATCAACCTGTTCAAAATACAACGACGTACATTGATCCCCAAAAGTCAGTTAATAGCAGTCTGAGATTCTTCAAAGATCCACTTTCAGGGCGCCCCACAACCACACTGGCATTTCCGATTCGCGATAACACAAATAAGCGTCGAGGCTATTACGCAGTTGACGTCAATCCAAAAACACTTTATGAGTCTATGTTCACTCCTGGAGACGTTCGCGAGCTAGACCCTCCTGAAAGGACATTGGCGATTGCGTATACATCCTTAAGTCGCACAACAGAAATTTATAACCCTAATAATGCCACTGAATATCCTGCGCTTAAAAGTGAAGGGATTACCAATGCCCTTAGTAATCGCAAAGGCACCTATTTGTACCTGAATCATGAGCAGAAGCCGGTCGTTGGCGCATATCAATATATTCCAGCAGCGAATATGGCACTTCTCGTTGAAAGAGAACAAGCCATTCTGTTCAAAAAGGCTCGTCAACGTCTAGTTTCTATCTTGTTATTTGGAGGCCTAGCATCTTTGATCGCCTTCGCATCTTTGAAGTGGTTTAAATCCTACCAAAACACAAAGCAGTTGATTGACAATGAAAGTTAA
- a CDS encoding TIGR03894 family protein, which translates to MAAEHELLKEVALELWTTTKKLRPGLPKAPRAQLVLKALLILGDMQDQLEASMVLGLIAEQEPDDEPEVVDNGTDKTVEETYESRSTPRVVRKRSSNR; encoded by the coding sequence ATGGCCGCTGAGCACGAACTGCTGAAAGAAGTTGCACTGGAACTCTGGACCACAACCAAGAAACTTCGTCCAGGATTGCCGAAGGCTCCGCGGGCTCAACTGGTGTTGAAAGCATTGCTGATTCTTGGTGATATGCAAGATCAGCTCGAAGCTTCGATGGTTTTGGGTCTTATTGCAGAACAGGAGCCTGATGATGAGCCTGAGGTTGTTGATAATGGAACTGATAAAACAGTTGAGGAAACTTATGAAAGCCGATCAACGCCAAGGGTCGTACGGAAGCGTTCAAGTAATCGCTAA